The following proteins are co-located in the Flavobacterium sp. CECT 9288 genome:
- a CDS encoding M1 family metallopeptidase, with the protein MKKVLFLLFSTVAMAQQSNHVDFITALGKVTINDTSKIVKGTVEFEFKVLNSIDTIKIDAQNMEFSNVKLNDKPVPFINTRKEIQIVFPFVKGNNNLTFDYQAKPIQAMYFIGSKSTDDLQIWTQGQGKYTSNWFPSFDDVNEKVVFNLDIIFDNRYEVLSNGVLKKQSNQGETMKWEYRMEKPMSSYLLMLAIGKFKKQTQRSKSGVPLELYLEEKDSSLHTTTYKHTKEIFDFLEKEIGFPYPWHVYRQAPVKDFLYAGMENTSATLFNTRYVVDAIGFKDRSYLNVNAHELAHQWFGNLITAETGKHHWLQEGFATYFALLAERNIYGEDHFYHALYETAQQLKFASRTDTIPVLNPKASSLTFYQKGAWALFVMHETLGDKDFKKVIKNYLQKNAFQNVNTQDFFDEITKVSKFDAENFSKVWLETTAFNTLEANELLLKNKSIQELFEVNKLKNTPFQEKRQYLEKVMQSDVYFKVKEAVLSQIQNESWSDKIKLYEMALRSNNTSLRQLLAVVVSTIPENFRLQYETLLLDASYETQEIALTTLWNNFPDHRTRYLDVSKNWIGFKDLNLRIVWLSLALATPNYVSDQDILQKELISYTSPIYEASVRQNALEQLLLNQILSDEVLRSLVNATTHHAWQFSKFGRDTIRKLIKNSEIRIVFQTLQPTLLEQERLQLQRLLNE; encoded by the coding sequence ATGAAAAAAGTTCTATTTTTATTATTTTCAACAGTTGCTATGGCGCAGCAATCAAATCACGTTGATTTTATAACTGCTTTAGGCAAAGTTACAATAAATGATACTTCCAAAATTGTAAAAGGTACGGTTGAATTTGAATTTAAAGTGTTAAATTCAATTGACACCATAAAAATTGACGCTCAAAATATGGAGTTTTCTAATGTGAAACTAAATGATAAACCGGTTCCATTTATAAATACTCGTAAAGAAATTCAAATTGTTTTTCCATTTGTTAAAGGAAATAACAACTTGACTTTTGATTATCAGGCAAAACCCATACAAGCAATGTATTTTATAGGTTCAAAATCTACAGATGATTTACAGATATGGACTCAAGGGCAAGGAAAGTATACTAGTAATTGGTTTCCAAGTTTTGATGATGTAAATGAAAAAGTAGTGTTTAATTTGGATATTATTTTTGATAATAGATATGAAGTTTTGTCGAATGGGGTATTAAAAAAACAATCCAATCAAGGCGAAACTATGAAATGGGAATATAGAATGGAAAAACCCATGAGTTCCTATTTGTTGATGTTAGCCATTGGGAAATTTAAAAAACAAACGCAGCGATCAAAATCAGGTGTTCCTCTAGAACTGTATCTGGAAGAAAAAGACAGTTCCTTGCATACAACAACTTATAAGCATACTAAGGAGATATTTGATTTTTTAGAAAAAGAAATTGGTTTTCCTTATCCGTGGCATGTGTATAGGCAAGCGCCAGTTAAAGATTTTCTTTATGCGGGTATGGAGAATACAAGTGCAACTCTTTTCAATACGCGCTATGTTGTGGATGCTATAGGGTTTAAAGACCGCAGTTACCTAAATGTAAATGCACATGAGTTAGCGCACCAATGGTTTGGCAACTTGATTACAGCAGAAACGGGTAAACATCATTGGTTGCAAGAGGGCTTTGCAACCTATTTTGCATTACTAGCGGAACGTAACATTTATGGAGAGGATCATTTTTATCATGCCTTGTATGAAACAGCGCAGCAATTAAAATTTGCATCTAGAACTGATACAATTCCGGTTTTAAATCCAAAGGCAAGTTCTCTCACTTTTTACCAAAAAGGAGCTTGGGCGCTCTTTGTAATGCATGAAACTTTAGGAGATAAAGATTTTAAGAAAGTGATTAAAAACTATCTCCAAAAGAACGCATTTCAAAACGTAAATACACAAGATTTTTTTGATGAGATTACAAAGGTTTCAAAATTTGATGCTGAAAATTTTAGTAAAGTATGGCTAGAAACCACAGCATTTAATACATTAGAAGCTAATGAATTATTGCTGAAAAATAAATCAATTCAGGAGCTTTTTGAAGTTAACAAACTAAAAAACACACCGTTTCAAGAAAAGAGACAGTACTTAGAAAAAGTAATGCAATCGGATGTTTATTTTAAAGTCAAAGAAGCAGTTTTAAGTCAAATTCAAAATGAAAGCTGGAGCGATAAAATTAAACTCTATGAAATGGCTTTAAGGTCTAATAATACATCTTTACGACAATTGCTGGCTGTTGTGGTCTCTACCATTCCAGAAAATTTTAGATTGCAGTATGAAACCTTGCTTTTAGATGCCTCTTATGAAACCCAAGAAATTGCATTGACCACTTTATGGAATAATTTCCCAGATCATCGAACACGCTATTTGGATGTATCCAAAAACTGGATTGGTTTTAAAGATTTAAACTTAAGGATTGTTTGGCTTTCACTGGCGCTGGCAACACCAAACTATGTTTCGGATCAAGATATTTTGCAAAAGGAATTGATATCCTACACATCTCCAATTTACGAAGCAAGCGTGAGGCAGAATGCATTAGAACAGCTTTTACTCAATCAAATTTTGAGTGATGAAGTTTTACGGAGTCTAGTAAATGCAACCACACATCATGCTTGGCAGTTTTCTAAATTTGGTCGAGATACAATCCGAAAATTGATAAAAAATTCAGAAATAAGAATTGTTTTTCAAACCTTGCAACCTACGCTGCTGGAACAAGAAAGGTTACAATTGCAACGGTTATTAAATGAATAG
- a CDS encoding ATP-binding protein has protein sequence MIKTDAYKHEYERLQALESYSILDTLQEEEYDNLTFLASQICGTPVALLGFVDETRHWFKSAVGINNLTQNPREYSFCTHAIQEPNTVFIIPDARLDNRFLNNPLVTGDMKVVFYAGVSLVNDEGFPLGTICVIDHKPNSLSANQIKSLEALSQQTMKLLELRVNKIKLERALHSLENKNIELEQFAYTAAHDLKSPLANISGLTDFLIENYIDNIDEEGIEIIQLIKSSSLKLREMIESLLQYSKSNKLSHENYTKVSISKLEKELIDLFSFNKNCDFVLQSELQFIETNKTALEQILINLVSNAIKYSDKERTKIEILISEDVDYYKITVSDNGAGIEKEHQKVIFEIFEVAIDKDRFGEKGHGIGLATVKKIIDNMGGSIMVNSIIGFGSTFDFTLAKAEKK, from the coding sequence ATGATAAAGACAGATGCATACAAACATGAATACGAGCGTTTACAAGCACTTGAATCGTATTCAATTTTAGATACTTTGCAGGAAGAGGAATATGATAATTTAACGTTTTTGGCTTCGCAAATTTGTGGTACACCTGTAGCTTTACTTGGTTTTGTTGATGAAACAAGACATTGGTTTAAATCAGCTGTAGGAATTAATAATCTAACTCAAAATCCTAGAGAATATTCTTTTTGCACACATGCAATTCAAGAGCCTAATACTGTTTTCATTATTCCAGATGCTCGCTTGGACAACCGCTTTCTTAATAATCCCTTGGTTACGGGAGATATGAAAGTTGTTTTTTATGCTGGTGTTTCTTTGGTAAATGATGAAGGTTTTCCATTAGGGACTATTTGTGTAATTGATCATAAACCTAATTCTTTGTCGGCAAACCAGATTAAATCGTTAGAGGCCTTGTCTCAACAGACAATGAAACTACTTGAATTACGAGTTAATAAAATTAAATTAGAAAGAGCGCTTCACTCACTAGAAAACAAGAATATTGAGTTAGAACAATTTGCATATACTGCAGCTCATGATTTAAAATCTCCATTGGCTAATATCTCTGGTCTTACAGATTTTTTAATCGAAAATTACATTGACAATATTGATGAAGAAGGCATCGAAATCATTCAATTGATTAAAAGTTCCTCTTTAAAATTAAGAGAAATGATAGAGAGTTTGTTGCAGTATAGTAAATCAAACAAATTGTCCCACGAAAACTACACCAAAGTATCCATTTCTAAACTAGAAAAGGAACTTATTGATCTCTTTTCTTTTAATAAAAATTGTGATTTTGTATTACAATCTGAATTACAATTTATAGAAACTAATAAAACAGCATTAGAGCAAATTTTAATTAATTTAGTTTCTAATGCTATAAAATACAGTGACAAAGAACGAACCAAAATAGAGATACTCATTTCTGAAGATGTTGATTATTATAAAATTACCGTATCAGATAATGGTGCTGGTATTGAAAAAGAACATCAAAAAGTAATTTTTGAAATCTTTGAAGTAGCTATAGATAAAGATCGTTTTGGAGAAAAAGGTCACGGAATAGGATTGGCTACGGTTAAAAAAATAATCGATAATATGGGAGGGAGTATTATGGTTAATTCAATAATAGGATTTGGTTCTACCTTTGATTTTACTTTGGCGAAAGCCGAAAAAAAGTAA
- a CDS encoding ATP-dependent helicase, producing MHKYIDQLNEAQREPVLQKDGPMIIIAGAGSGKTRVLTIRIAYLMHQGVDAFSILSLTFTNKAAREMKKRISDIVGAGEAKNLWMGTFHSVFARILRSEAEHLGYPSNFTIYDSQDSLRAISGIIKEMQLDRDVYKPKQVLGRISNFKNSLITVKAYFNNPELQEADAMSKKPRMGEIYQNYVDRCFKAGAMDFDDLLLKTNELLTRFPEILAKYQNRFRYILVDEYQDTNHSQYLIVRALSDKFQNICVVGDDAQSIYAFRGANINNILNFQKDYEGVKTFRLEQNYRSTKNIVEAANTIIDKNKVKLDKIVWTANDFGPKIKVHRSLTDNEEGRFVASTIWEQKMQQQLPNGAFAILYRTNAQSRAMEDALRKRDIPYRIYGGLSFYQRKEVKDVLCYLRLVINPKDEEALMRVINYPARGIGNTTIEKLTIAANHYKRSIFEVMQNIERIDLKLNSGTKQKLLDFVTMVQSFQAINENQDAFYLAEHVAKKTGLIQELKKDATPEGMAKIQNIEELLNGIKDFTEGQVEVDGARGSLAEFMEDVALATDLDKDTSDEDRVALMTIHLAKGLEFPHVFVVGMEEDLFPSAMSMSTRSELEEERRLFYVALTRAEHQAYLTYSQSRYRWGKLTDSEPSRFIEEIDSQYLEYMTPPENNYRYKPMIDSDIFGDIDKSKLRLAKPSNGVPPVKNNTEPERNNEITIRKLKPLNSNAPSTNTGMLDSGLMAGKIVMHERFGKGEVLNLEGVGADKKAEIKFEVGGIKKLLLRFAKLNIIE from the coding sequence ATGCATAAATACATAGATCAACTTAATGAAGCCCAACGCGAACCTGTTTTACAAAAAGATGGTCCTATGATCATTATTGCTGGTGCAGGCTCAGGAAAAACCAGGGTGTTGACCATAAGAATTGCCTATTTAATGCATCAAGGGGTTGATGCATTTAGCATCCTTTCCCTTACGTTTACCAATAAAGCAGCTCGTGAGATGAAAAAAAGAATCTCAGATATTGTAGGAGCTGGTGAGGCCAAAAACTTATGGATGGGTACTTTTCACTCGGTTTTTGCCCGAATTTTACGGTCAGAGGCTGAGCATTTAGGATATCCATCTAACTTTACTATTTACGATTCGCAGGATTCTCTAAGAGCAATTTCGGGAATTATTAAAGAAATGCAACTCGATAGAGATGTGTACAAACCCAAACAGGTTTTAGGTCGTATTTCTAATTTCAAAAATAGTTTAATAACGGTTAAAGCCTACTTTAACAATCCCGAATTACAGGAAGCCGATGCTATGTCTAAAAAACCTAGAATGGGCGAAATTTATCAAAATTATGTAGACCGCTGTTTTAAAGCTGGTGCTATGGATTTTGATGATTTGTTATTAAAAACAAATGAATTACTTACACGGTTCCCAGAGATTTTAGCCAAATATCAAAACCGTTTTAGATACATACTTGTTGATGAGTACCAAGATACCAATCACTCTCAATATTTAATAGTAAGAGCCTTATCAGATAAATTTCAAAATATTTGCGTTGTGGGAGATGATGCTCAAAGTATTTATGCTTTTCGAGGTGCAAACATCAATAACATTCTTAATTTCCAAAAGGATTATGAAGGTGTAAAAACCTTTAGACTAGAGCAAAATTACCGTTCCACAAAAAATATTGTTGAAGCTGCGAATACCATAATCGATAAAAATAAGGTTAAGCTAGATAAGATTGTTTGGACCGCAAATGATTTTGGACCCAAAATTAAAGTCCATAGAAGCTTAACAGATAATGAAGAAGGGCGCTTTGTGGCCAGTACCATTTGGGAACAAAAAATGCAGCAACAATTACCAAACGGTGCTTTTGCCATTTTATACAGAACCAATGCTCAATCCCGTGCTATGGAAGATGCTTTGAGAAAAAGAGATATTCCTTATCGTATTTATGGAGGCTTATCTTTTTACCAAAGGAAAGAGGTAAAAGATGTTTTGTGCTATCTTAGACTAGTTATTAATCCTAAGGACGAAGAAGCCTTGATGCGTGTGATTAATTATCCTGCAAGAGGAATAGGAAATACAACTATTGAAAAGCTAACCATTGCTGCAAATCATTACAAGCGTTCTATTTTTGAGGTAATGCAAAATATTGAACGAATTGATTTAAAATTAAATTCGGGAACCAAACAAAAACTATTGGATTTTGTAACCATGGTTCAGAGTTTTCAGGCCATTAATGAAAATCAGGATGCCTTTTATCTTGCCGAACATGTAGCCAAGAAAACAGGATTAATTCAAGAACTTAAGAAAGATGCTACTCCTGAGGGAATGGCTAAGATTCAAAATATTGAAGAATTGTTAAACGGTATCAAGGACTTTACCGAAGGCCAAGTTGAGGTTGATGGCGCCAGAGGATCTCTAGCGGAGTTCATGGAAGATGTAGCCTTGGCAACAGATTTAGACAAAGATACTAGTGACGAAGACCGTGTCGCGCTTATGACAATTCACTTGGCAAAAGGATTGGAATTTCCTCATGTTTTTGTGGTAGGAATGGAAGAAGATTTGTTTCCAAGTGCCATGAGTATGAGTACCCGAAGCGAACTTGAGGAAGAACGTCGCTTGTTTTATGTAGCTCTTACTAGGGCTGAGCATCAAGCGTATTTAACTTATTCTCAATCTAGATACCGCTGGGGTAAATTAACAGATAGTGAACCGTCTCGATTTATTGAAGAAATTGACAGTCAATATCTGGAATACATGACACCTCCAGAGAATAATTATAGATACAAACCCATGATTGATAGTGATATCTTTGGGGATATTGATAAATCTAAATTACGTCTTGCAAAACCCTCAAATGGAGTTCCACCCGTTAAAAATAACACTGAACCAGAACGTAATAATGAAATTACAATTCGAAAATTAAAACCTTTAAATAGTAATGCGCCCTCAACTAATACAGGAATGCTAGATTCTGGTCTAATGGCTGGTAAAATTGTCATGCATGAACGTTTTGGCAAAGGCGAAGTTTTAAATTTAGAAGGAGTAGGAGCTGATAAAAAAGCCGAAATCAAATTTGAAGTTGGAGGTATAAAAAAATTACTATTACGCTTTGCTAAACTTAATATTATCGAATAA
- a CDS encoding TSUP family transporter, translated as MDSYVLPLLCLAAFAAGFIDAVVGGGGLIQTPMGLVLLPSLPVSTVIGTLKVPAFSGTSFAAYQYLKKVTLNWKLLAIMMVLAFPSAYLGSTLLTYVSNDFMKPVLLVVLSLLVVYTFAKKNFGQHIEKNQSTRTQIANAIGISFVIGMYDGFIGPGTGSFLVVAFIVIMGFDFLQASANAKMVNLATNFGSICLFISKGKIIWSIALPMAACNALGGWLGAKVAINKGNSFIRIFFLIVIVGTLIRFAYDVFWK; from the coding sequence ATGGATTCATATGTTTTACCATTATTATGCTTAGCAGCATTTGCGGCCGGTTTTATTGATGCAGTAGTAGGAGGAGGTGGTCTTATTCAAACTCCTATGGGGCTTGTTTTATTACCAAGCTTGCCCGTTTCAACGGTTATTGGTACTCTAAAAGTTCCAGCTTTTAGTGGAACATCTTTTGCGGCCTATCAATATTTAAAAAAAGTAACATTAAACTGGAAATTACTCGCTATAATGATGGTATTAGCGTTTCCCTCGGCATATTTAGGGTCTACCTTGCTCACGTATGTAAGCAATGATTTTATGAAACCAGTGCTTTTAGTTGTTTTGTCACTGTTAGTGGTGTATACTTTTGCAAAAAAGAACTTTGGCCAACATATTGAGAAAAATCAATCCACGAGAACCCAAATTGCGAATGCAATAGGAATAAGTTTTGTGATAGGGATGTATGATGGTTTTATTGGGCCTGGAACGGGAAGTTTTTTGGTTGTAGCCTTTATAGTTATCATGGGTTTTGATTTTTTGCAAGCTTCCGCCAATGCTAAAATGGTCAATTTAGCAACAAATTTTGGATCTATTTGTTTGTTTATTTCTAAAGGAAAAATTATTTGGTCTATAGCTTTGCCTATGGCTGCATGCAATGCTTTAGGAGGCTGGCTTGGTGCAAAAGTTGCTATAAACAAGGGGAATTCCTTTATTAGAATCTTCTTTTTGATTGTCATAGTGGGTACATTGATCCGTTTTGCTTACGATGTTTTTTGGAAATAA
- a CDS encoding DUF1697 domain-containing protein — protein MTTHLALLRGINVSGHSMIKMEALKSALEAIGFHNVQTYIQSGNVFVDTHEESGAAVGFKIKQEIFKVFGHEVPVVVITEDDLKNCFKNNPFLKEKEVDTKKLYVAFLSSTLQGNSMNDLKTSQFKPDEASIDGNKIFIKYAVGAGKTRLDQKYIEKKLNVIATIRNWNTVTQLLQIFEDRKIV, from the coding sequence ATGACAACTCATCTCGCATTGCTTCGTGGTATAAATGTATCTGGTCACAGCATGATTAAAATGGAAGCACTAAAATCAGCTTTAGAAGCAATAGGTTTTCATAATGTACAAACATACATTCAATCTGGTAATGTTTTTGTAGATACTCATGAGGAGAGCGGTGCAGCTGTGGGATTCAAAATTAAGCAAGAAATTTTTAAAGTTTTTGGGCATGAAGTTCCCGTTGTAGTCATCACAGAAGATGATTTAAAAAACTGTTTTAAGAACAATCCATTTTTAAAAGAAAAAGAAGTGGATACTAAGAAATTGTATGTCGCGTTTTTGTCGTCTACTTTACAAGGAAACAGTATGAATGATCTTAAAACCAGCCAGTTTAAACCTGACGAAGCTAGTATTGATGGAAATAAAATATTTATAAAATACGCAGTAGGAGCAGGGAAAACGAGATTAGATCAAAAATACATAGAAAAGAAATTAAATGTTATTGCAACCATTAGAAATTGGAATACCGTAACGCAATTACTTCAAATTTTTGAGGATAGAAAGATTGTATAG
- a CDS encoding diphthine--ammonia ligase has protein sequence MKNKALFNWSSGKDSALALYKSLQNPMLEITTLLTSVNQQYQRVSMHGIRVTLLEQQAKSIGLPLEIMQIPEMPTMEAYEEAMKITLQKCIEQGITHSIFGDIFLEDLRKYREDKLAEMELKGVFPLWKIPTHDLIQEFLALGFKTIVVCVSERFLDKSFVGRTIDQDFLNDLPNDVDVCGENGEFHTFTYDGPIFSTPILFEKGEIVYRKYEKPATNESSNTACDTSDESVYEFGFWYCDLIPVNL, from the coding sequence ATGAAAAACAAAGCCCTTTTTAACTGGAGCAGTGGCAAAGACTCTGCACTAGCCTTATACAAATCACTTCAAAATCCTATGCTTGAAATCACAACCTTGCTCACGAGCGTAAACCAGCAATACCAGCGTGTGTCTATGCACGGTATACGTGTGACACTGCTTGAACAACAGGCAAAAAGTATAGGATTGCCTCTTGAAATCATGCAAATTCCCGAAATGCCCACTATGGAAGCGTATGAAGAAGCTATGAAAATCACATTACAAAAGTGCATAGAACAAGGCATCACACATTCTATTTTTGGCGATATTTTCCTAGAAGATTTACGCAAATATCGCGAAGACAAACTGGCTGAAATGGAATTAAAAGGCGTTTTCCCGCTCTGGAAAATACCAACTCATGACTTAATTCAAGAATTTCTTGCACTAGGTTTTAAAACCATTGTTGTTTGTGTAAGCGAACGGTTTTTAGACAAAAGTTTTGTAGGAAGAACTATAGATCAAGATTTTTTGAATGATTTGCCTAACGATGTTGATGTATGTGGAGAAAACGGAGAATTTCATACTTTTACGTATGATGGACCAATATTCTCTACACCTATACTATTCGAAAAAGGGGAAATTGTCTACAGAAAATATGAAAAACCAGCAACAAACGAGTCCTCTAATACAGCTTGTGATACTTCTGATGAAAGTGTGTATGAATTTGGATTTTGGTATTGTGATTTAATTCCAGTAAATCTTTAA
- a CDS encoding DUF5004 domain-containing protein codes for MKKIIAIVILSISLHSCIKEQEVNGSKEDFNGKWTLSRMSSSRPNTETTGEAMLWQESYTFNKDSTFTKTRVENEKSTSVSGTFSFKKETDGEYLILTHAKKTELIGSCMGNLQEIFYFLDKNTLSSTWKNCDGPGLEYKK; via the coding sequence ATGAAAAAAATCATAGCAATAGTTATTCTTAGTATTTCGTTGCATTCTTGTATAAAAGAACAAGAAGTAAATGGCTCCAAAGAGGATTTTAATGGGAAATGGACGCTAAGCCGCATGTCTAGTTCAAGACCTAATACTGAAACAACTGGCGAAGCAATGTTATGGCAAGAATCGTACACGTTTAACAAAGACAGTACTTTTACTAAAACTCGGGTTGAAAACGAAAAAAGTACATCAGTATCAGGAACATTTTCTTTTAAAAAAGAAACTGATGGTGAATACTTAATTCTTACTCATGCAAAGAAAACGGAACTCATAGGCAGTTGCATGGGAAATTTGCAAGAGATTTTCTATTTTTTAGATAAAAATACCCTTTCAAGTACTTGGAAAAACTGTGATGGACCTGGTTTAGAATACAAGAAGTAA
- a CDS encoding L-threonylcarbamoyladenylate synthase, with protein sequence MAQFIKIYENNPNEAAIAKVVKTLRDGGLVIYPTDTVYGLGCDITNTKALERIAKIKGIKLDKANFSFICHDLSNLSDYVKQIDTPTFKILKRALPGPYTFILPGNNNLPKEFKKKTTVGIRVPNNSIVLEIVKQLGNPIVSTSIRDEDDVIEYTTDPELIFEKWQNLVDLVIDGGYGDNVGSSIIDLSGDEPVVIREGKGDLNIL encoded by the coding sequence ATGGCTCAATTTATTAAAATTTACGAAAATAATCCCAACGAAGCTGCAATAGCAAAAGTGGTAAAAACACTTCGTGATGGAGGGCTAGTTATTTATCCTACAGATACTGTGTATGGTTTGGGTTGTGATATTACTAACACCAAGGCTCTTGAACGCATTGCAAAAATCAAAGGAATTAAGCTTGATAAAGCAAACTTCTCTTTTATTTGTCATGATTTAAGTAACCTATCAGATTATGTAAAGCAGATAGATACACCCACATTCAAGATTTTAAAGAGAGCACTTCCTGGACCGTATACTTTTATTTTGCCCGGTAATAATAATTTACCAAAAGAGTTTAAAAAGAAAACTACAGTAGGGATCAGGGTTCCAAACAACAGTATAGTTCTTGAAATAGTAAAACAACTAGGGAATCCAATAGTCTCTACCTCAATAAGGGATGAGGATGATGTAATTGAATATACAACTGATCCTGAATTAATATTTGAGAAATGGCAAAACCTTGTAGACCTTGTTATTGATGGGGGGTACGGAGATAATGTAGGATCTAGTATAATAGATTTGTCTGGAGATGAACCAGTTGTGATTAGAGAAGGGAAAGGTGATTTAAATATTTTATAA